AACACCTCTAAATTACGGCACTTGTCAAATCGATTAGCCAAACGAGCGAAAAAGCCGCTCTAATCGCAATCACGTAAAAAGAGAGAAACAAAGCGCGGTATCGCACCGTGATCATGCTTCTGTAAAAAGTCAGCGCCTTTTCCATTTTATTTTGGGTAAATCGCACTAGGAAAGATGATCAAGGAAGCCCGTTGATCATCTTTCCGTAAATAGTCTGGTTGGCGAAACGATGATCATGGTAATGAAGATCGATAAGGTCTACAGAAAGAGAGAGGGCAGGAGGATCCATTCTACGGAACCATGATCAAGTACCACCATGCTCGGAAGCATGTAAATACTTCACCAAACTACGGAAGAATGCCGATGGAATGGGGATTCAAGCAATCCCGCACGTTTCTTTGGTGCATTAAGCAGTCACGACAAACGCATTACATCATCCATATTTCCATGATCATGCTTTCGCAAAGATTAACCCAAGCCAATTACGCTCTATTAACGTTGGCAAACGCACAATTTTTAGACTACCAACCGATACTGCTGTTATTCTCATCGCATATTGCCAAAATGGGCCATGCTTGATCATCGTTCCGTTAGCCATTCAGCTCGGCCGATAGAGATAGAAAGCTTACGTTTGGCTTCTTTCTGTGGATAAATTGTTTGCGACTAATGATCATGCTTTCGATGCTTTGCTGATCATAGTTTCGACTCTCTAATGATCATGTTTTCATAAACTTATGATCATGCTTTCCCACCAATGATGATCATGTTTTCCATTTGGCTATGATCATGGTTCCAGACGACAAAAATAAAAAGACTTATATTACATAGACCTATAACAAAAACACGCAACAGATCATTAGATCACTTTTATCAATAAGATCAAATAAAGCAAAAAGATCAGTTATTTAAAGATCTCTCTTTTCACTTTATTTATGATCTTTTTTTCATTATTCTCTTGGAACTATAGTACTTTTACGGTCAAAGTGATCTAGATCTAACATGACAACCGAAGAAAAAATACTGATCAAAGCTCCGCGGAGCCACAAAGACGGCCATCTATTTGAAGTCAGTGACTCATCTGCAGATTGGGTGGAGCAATATCAGCATTTCAAAGGGGTAACGAAAAGCATTTTAGAACTGTTGAATTTGATCTCTTTACGTGGGTTTAGCAGCAAAGATGGATTGGTATCTACCACTGAAATTGTCGACGCGACCGACGGACAGTTAACCCGAGCCGCACTGCAGCAACGTTTACGAGCGGCAGTTAGCATCGGCTTGTTTACCCAAACGCCCGTGCGCTTTGAAGAAGGGCTTGCAGGCAAAACCATGCTGCACCGCTTTGTTAACCCGAACAAACTGATCTCGGTATTAGGCGCGACCAGTTTAGTCACCGAAAAAGTAAAACAGAGCGAAAAAGAGAAACGTTCTAAAGCCTTAGCGCAAACTCAGGTCAATAAACGATTGCTCAATGAACACGGTTTAAACACGCCGCCGAGTATGAAAGATGAAGCCGATCAGTTTGTTGTTTCACCGACCAACTGGGCCGGGATCATTGACCAAGCACTTGCTCCACCAAGGACGCGTAAAAGCTACCAAAAATCGATGGTATCAATCTCAGGCACCCGAGCGGTCATTGAAACTCGCTCCTCAAAAAACATCATGACGGTGGATGATTTGATGACGCTGTTTGCGCTGTTCACTTTGACGGTGCAGTACCATGATCATCACAAAGAGGAATATCAGTTAGATGCCACTCACATTCCGAACAAAACCCCACTCTATATCACGGATATTTTGTCGCTAAGAGGCAAAAAAGACAGTGGCCCTGCGCGGGATTCGATCCGCGATAGTATTGATCGCATTGAGTTTACCGATTTTCAATTGCATGAACTGACGGGGCGTTGGCTGAGTGAGAATATGCCCGAAGGGTTTAAAAGCGATCGCTTTCGCTTTCTTGCTCGCACCATTACTGCATCGGAAGAGGCGCCTACAGAGGGCAGTGATGGCGAAATTCGCATTAAACCCAATCTATACATTTTAGTTTGGGAACCTTCATTTTATGAGGAGCTGCTGACGCGCGATTACTTCTTCCTCTTTCCACCAGAGATCTTGAAACAACATACCTTAGTGTTCCAGTTGTATTCGTTTTTCCGCAGTCGTATGGTTCGCCGTCACACCGACAGCATGCTATTAACCGAGCTCAATCAAAAGTTGGCGCGCAACATTGAATGGCGCCGTTTTTCGATGGATCTGATCCGTGAGTTACGCAGGTTATCCGAAGGGAAAGGATCGGAAGATCTTTTTAGCGTCAACTTGTGGGGCTACCACCTGAGCGTCGCGACGATCCAAGATAAAGACAAGGTGATCGACTACCAGATCGATATCAAATGTGATGTTGAAGAAGTGCTGCGTTACTCGCGAGCTCGTACCACCAATGCTGGCAAACGCAATATGGCACCAACGCTGCCTAATCCGCTACGCAATGAGATGGTGAGCAAGCAGAAGCTGGAAGAGCTATCGGGCATCATTGATGGTGAGTTTGAGCCGATTCAGCGCAAAGAGCGTTCTCCGAAAGGCAATTTGGGGCGCCGAGTGAAACTGCGTAAGCACTTGGTGGAGATCAATGCCGATGAGATCACCATTACGCTAACCAAATATACCTCCCCAGAGGCCCTAGAACGCAGTATAACGGCGTTGTCAGCCATGACAGGGCATCCGTATGTTTCTATCAAAGAAGAGTGTCAGGAGCTGTTAGAGAAGCTGGATTACATTCGTGTCGATGAGCATGTTTTGCCTTATGAAGCGCTCAGTAAAGTCGTGGAACTGTACAACAGCCAGACGGAGAATAAACATTTGTCGATTGAGCGTTTGATTGCTGGCCTTGCCGTGCGGCGAAAAGTGTGTCGTCAAGTGTTTGAGGGTCATCTGGATGACACCGTGTTCCGCGCGCTTGACGAAGTGGCGGTCTAACTTTCCAACGCACCATCTTCTTCACTGGGCGGATGTGGTGCCGCCCAGGTTGAATCTCTCACATTAGTTAAAAATATCAGCATGTTAGCTCACATTGGCTGAGTACCTATCGGCGATCTGTCAGCAATAGTTTACGTACCACAAATAAGCAACTAGTTGCTTATTTTGTCATAGCAATTATGTTTTTATCGATACCTACAACCGATAAGGACATCCAATGAGAAACATTCTACGCAAACTTGTATTGGCTTCATCGTTTTGCACCGCTTCCGCGGCTTATGCGCAAGTGGATCTACCAGTGATCGCCGATCAGATACCATTCACTCACTCCTCTGCATTCAAGGCGAACAATCCTCTGGTGGTTCAGCATCCCGGTGCGCAGTTTATTAAGATCCACTTCAAAACCTTGATCTTACCGACAGGAAGTTCGATCCGCCTGACCTCAAAAGAGGGAACCGAGGTGCTGGTGTATACGCAGAGCCAAGAGAATTGGTTCGCGCAATCGATTTTCGGTGAACAGGTCACCGTTGAGTTGCTGCCTAACCAAGCGGGTGAAGTCGGTGAGTTCGACATTGACTATTTTACCGCCGGTCATCAGGCTGGAGTGACAGCGTCTAGGGGAGATAGCACATTCTCCACTTGCGGAATAAGCGAGCGTAAGGATGTTGCTTGCTGGCAAGAGAGCCATGCTGACAAAGTGGCGTGGTCAAGCCCGGTGGCTCGGCTACTGATTAACGGGCGTAGCCTCTGTACCGCTTGGCGTGTTGGCCCTGACAATACACTCTTTACCAACAACCATTGTGTAAGTACGGCATCTGAGTTGAAAAACACCGAAGTGTGGTTCAACTATCAACGCAGTAGTTGTAACGGATCTTTGGCAACAACGGTGAAAGTGATGGGCAGTGAGCTGCTGCGCACAGACTACACCTTGGACTACACCCTGTTTAGTGTTGATGACTTTGCCAAGATTGCAGCCTTTGGTTACTTAGGCTTGGATGCCAATGAACCCGTCTATGGCGATGGCATCTACATTCCGCAACATGGCGCAGGCAATCCGAAAGAGCTCGCGATTGAAAGCGATCAAAATGGCTCCGGTTTGTGCCAAATTGATATTGCTTCAACCAATGGCCGAGGCACCAACACCGATACCGGTTATTTCTGCGACACCATCGCTGGATCATCGGGCTCTCCAGTATTGAACGCGGCCAATAACAAGGCGATTGCGCTCCACCATTTTGGTGGCTGTGAGAATCAAGGGGTCAAAATGAGCCAGATTTGGCCGCAAGTGGCCACGTATTTTAACAATACTTTGCCTGAGGGCTCCGTTGATCCAACCGCGCCAACGATTGAAGAACTCATCCCAGATTCCGCGATCACCGACTTGGCTTTGAATAAAGGGGAAGAGAAGATGTTTGTCGTCAAAGCGAAAAATAGGCTGTCAGCGCTGACAGTGGCGATTCAATTTGGCGCGGGTGATGCCGATTTATATGTACGCTCAGGGGCGCAACCCACCACGAGCGTTTATGATTGCCGGCCTTTTCGTTCAGGCAACAATGAGTCTTGCTCTGTACCTGCAGCAGGGGAAGATCTTTACATCATGTTGAG
This Vibrio navarrensis DNA region includes the following protein-coding sequences:
- a CDS encoding serine protease, whose translation is MRNILRKLVLASSFCTASAAYAQVDLPVIADQIPFTHSSAFKANNPLVVQHPGAQFIKIHFKTLILPTGSSIRLTSKEGTEVLVYTQSQENWFAQSIFGEQVTVELLPNQAGEVGEFDIDYFTAGHQAGVTASRGDSTFSTCGISERKDVACWQESHADKVAWSSPVARLLINGRSLCTAWRVGPDNTLFTNNHCVSTASELKNTEVWFNYQRSSCNGSLATTVKVMGSELLRTDYTLDYTLFSVDDFAKIAAFGYLGLDANEPVYGDGIYIPQHGAGNPKELAIESDQNGSGLCQIDIASTNGRGTNTDTGYFCDTIAGSSGSPVLNAANNKAIALHHFGGCENQGVKMSQIWPQVATYFNNTLPEGSVDPTAPTIEELIPDSAITDLALNKGEEKMFVVKAKNRLSALTVAIQFGAGDADLYVRSGAQPTTSVYDCRPFRSGNNESCSVPAAGEDLYIMLRAYSHFSGVMLNASKE
- a CDS encoding replication initiator protein RctB domain-containing protein, whose product is MTTEEKILIKAPRSHKDGHLFEVSDSSADWVEQYQHFKGVTKSILELLNLISLRGFSSKDGLVSTTEIVDATDGQLTRAALQQRLRAAVSIGLFTQTPVRFEEGLAGKTMLHRFVNPNKLISVLGATSLVTEKVKQSEKEKRSKALAQTQVNKRLLNEHGLNTPPSMKDEADQFVVSPTNWAGIIDQALAPPRTRKSYQKSMVSISGTRAVIETRSSKNIMTVDDLMTLFALFTLTVQYHDHHKEEYQLDATHIPNKTPLYITDILSLRGKKDSGPARDSIRDSIDRIEFTDFQLHELTGRWLSENMPEGFKSDRFRFLARTITASEEAPTEGSDGEIRIKPNLYILVWEPSFYEELLTRDYFFLFPPEILKQHTLVFQLYSFFRSRMVRRHTDSMLLTELNQKLARNIEWRRFSMDLIRELRRLSEGKGSEDLFSVNLWGYHLSVATIQDKDKVIDYQIDIKCDVEEVLRYSRARTTNAGKRNMAPTLPNPLRNEMVSKQKLEELSGIIDGEFEPIQRKERSPKGNLGRRVKLRKHLVEINADEITITLTKYTSPEALERSITALSAMTGHPYVSIKEECQELLEKLDYIRVDEHVLPYEALSKVVELYNSQTENKHLSIERLIAGLAVRRKVCRQVFEGHLDDTVFRALDEVAV